The Rhodocytophaga rosea genome has a segment encoding these proteins:
- a CDS encoding NAD(P)/FAD-dependent oxidoreductase: MDLKSEHPFWLVRDGLIASYPSLRKDIQCDIAIVGGGITGALMAYSLVQTGANVIVIDKRDVGTGSTSASTSILQYEIDVPLHKLITYIGEQEAVRSYKLCVEAIGKIEKVVQETDAECGFERKKSLYYASNNKYIDFIEKEFEARTKYGIAVTYLEASQIRERFNFESPAAILSEEAAQLDAYALAHHLYNYSQQFGLRIFDSTQINEIQFHKQSLTLQTDTNQTIQAKKAVFCTGYETQNFLPEMVVKLKSTYAMVSEPLEAIPDFLKEAILWETQTPYLYLRTTDDNRILIGGEDDNFVNPQKRDARIEKKQKALLKKFNHLFPELTIYPDFTWAGTFGETKDGLPYIGEHPDFPGCYFALGFGGNGIIFSMIAADIIKDLYAGRPNADVQLFRFDR, from the coding sequence ATGGACTTAAAATCAGAACACCCTTTCTGGCTGGTCAGAGATGGCTTAATTGCGTCTTATCCTTCACTGCGGAAAGATATACAATGCGACATTGCCATCGTAGGCGGTGGAATTACAGGTGCTTTAATGGCCTATTCTCTCGTACAAACTGGAGCAAATGTAATTGTTATAGACAAGAGAGATGTGGGCACTGGCAGCACTTCGGCCAGTACTTCTATTCTGCAATATGAAATTGATGTTCCTTTGCACAAGCTGATTACATATATTGGCGAACAAGAGGCGGTACGCAGTTACAAATTGTGTGTGGAGGCAATTGGAAAAATAGAAAAAGTAGTACAAGAAACTGATGCCGAATGTGGATTTGAGCGAAAAAAAAGCTTGTACTACGCCAGTAATAACAAATACATTGATTTTATAGAAAAAGAATTTGAAGCCAGGACGAAATACGGCATTGCTGTAACCTATCTGGAAGCGAGTCAGATCAGAGAACGATTTAACTTTGAGTCACCAGCAGCTATCTTGTCAGAGGAAGCTGCCCAGTTAGATGCCTATGCCCTGGCGCATCATTTATATAATTACAGTCAGCAATTTGGCTTACGTATATTCGACAGCACACAGATTAACGAGATTCAATTTCATAAGCAGAGTTTAACTTTACAAACAGACACCAACCAAACCATTCAGGCAAAAAAAGCCGTATTCTGTACCGGCTACGAAACACAGAATTTCCTTCCGGAGATGGTTGTCAAATTAAAAAGTACTTATGCTATGGTGAGCGAACCCCTGGAAGCTATTCCTGATTTTCTTAAGGAAGCCATTTTGTGGGAAACTCAAACGCCTTATTTATACCTGCGTACAACGGATGACAACCGTATTCTGATTGGAGGGGAAGATGATAATTTTGTAAATCCTCAGAAACGGGATGCCCGTATTGAAAAAAAGCAAAAAGCTTTATTGAAAAAGTTTAACCACTTATTTCCTGAGCTGACTATTTATCCGGATTTTACCTGGGCAGGCACCTTCGGAGAAACCAAAGATGGATTGCCTTATATCGGTGAACATCCGGATTTCCCTGGTTGTTACTTTGCCTTAGGTTTTGGAGGCAATGGCATTATTTTCAGTATGATTGCTGCTGATATTATCAAAGATTTGTATGCAGGTAGGCCCAATGCCGATGTCCAATTATTCCGGTTCGATAGATAA
- the asnB gene encoding asparagine synthase (glutamine-hydrolyzing), with amino-acid sequence MCGITGIYAFNEIGRFFSINLFAANDILAQRGPDSQGTFTHGYVGLGHRRLSIIDTSSDGRQPMTDESGRYTIVFNGEIFNFLELRQQLEAKGHTFKSGSDTEVLLKLYIYERENCLKHLNGFFAFAIYDQEKGSLFIARDRMGIKPLLYFQDEDKLIFASEMKAMIAFGISKEVDYVSLQQFLQLNYIPAPHTIFKHVRKLLPGYYMYIEGKTVTQKQYYQIPQTYHRWTANQLSYEKVQEKLVELLDESVRKRLIADVPLGAFLSGGIDSSVIVALASQYTSHLNTFSIGYRDEPFFDETKYANLVAKKYKTNHTVFSLSNDDLYEHLFDMLDYTDEPFADSSALAVYILSKRTKKRVTVALSGDGADEVFSGYNKHLGEYRIRERGLLAGAVQALQPVWNALPKSRNSVIGNKVRQLQKFAEGMQKSDQERYWRFCTFAREEQARSLLSQPSAVLADEQEFEERKNQILRFLEEGGDFNEFLYTDMHLVLPNDMLTKVDLMSMAHGLEVRVPFLDYTIVDFAFSLPAEFKIDGRMKKRIVQDAFRSRLPKELYNRPKHGFEVPLLKWMRNELQPLISNDLLKDDFIEQQGIFNIDEIRNLKEKLFSSNPEDVHARIWGLLVFQYWWKKYV; translated from the coding sequence ATGTGTGGAATAACCGGCATCTATGCATTCAATGAAATAGGCAGATTTTTTTCTATTAACTTATTTGCTGCCAACGACATCCTGGCGCAACGGGGACCGGATTCCCAAGGCACTTTTACACATGGATATGTAGGCTTAGGACATAGGCGATTGTCTATTATCGATACCAGTTCAGATGGCCGCCAGCCCATGACCGATGAAAGCGGTCGCTATACCATTGTATTCAATGGAGAGATTTTTAACTTCCTGGAATTGCGCCAGCAATTAGAAGCCAAAGGACATACATTCAAATCTGGTTCAGATACAGAGGTATTATTAAAATTGTATATCTACGAACGGGAAAACTGCCTCAAACACTTGAATGGCTTTTTTGCATTTGCTATTTATGACCAGGAAAAAGGCAGTTTGTTTATTGCCAGAGACCGCATGGGTATTAAGCCGCTACTCTATTTTCAGGATGAGGATAAGTTGATTTTTGCCTCTGAAATGAAAGCCATGATCGCTTTTGGTATTTCTAAGGAAGTGGATTATGTGTCGTTACAACAGTTTTTACAGCTCAATTATATACCAGCACCGCACACCATTTTTAAGCACGTCCGTAAACTGCTGCCAGGATATTACATGTACATTGAAGGCAAAACGGTTACCCAGAAACAATATTACCAGATTCCCCAGACTTATCACCGGTGGACGGCCAACCAGTTGAGTTACGAAAAAGTACAGGAGAAGCTGGTAGAATTACTGGATGAATCGGTGCGCAAACGACTGATTGCCGATGTGCCGCTTGGTGCTTTTCTGAGTGGAGGTATTGATTCTTCAGTAATTGTAGCGCTGGCTTCTCAGTATACCAGTCACTTGAATACATTTTCGATTGGTTACCGGGATGAGCCCTTTTTCGACGAAACCAAATATGCAAACCTGGTCGCTAAAAAATATAAAACAAATCATACGGTATTCTCTTTGTCCAACGACGACTTGTATGAGCATTTGTTTGATATGCTGGATTATACTGATGAACCTTTTGCTGACTCTTCGGCGCTGGCGGTGTATATCTTGAGTAAACGGACAAAAAAGAGGGTTACGGTCGCTTTATCCGGAGATGGTGCCGATGAAGTTTTTTCTGGCTATAATAAGCATTTAGGAGAGTATAGAATCCGGGAAAGAGGCTTGCTTGCTGGCGCTGTTCAAGCCTTACAACCAGTGTGGAATGCACTGCCTAAATCGAGAAATAGTGTAATTGGAAACAAAGTGCGGCAATTGCAGAAGTTTGCGGAAGGTATGCAGAAAAGCGACCAGGAGCGATACTGGCGTTTTTGCACCTTTGCCAGAGAAGAACAAGCCCGGAGTTTATTGAGCCAGCCAAGTGCGGTGCTGGCAGATGAGCAGGAGTTCGAGGAAAGAAAAAACCAGATACTTCGTTTTTTGGAAGAAGGAGGCGATTTTAACGAATTTTTGTATACGGATATGCACCTGGTATTGCCCAACGATATGCTTACTAAAGTAGACCTGATGTCGATGGCACATGGCCTGGAAGTACGGGTACCTTTTCTGGATTATACAATCGTGGATTTTGCTTTCTCCTTGCCAGCCGAATTCAAAATTGATGGGCGTATGAAAAAACGAATCGTACAGGATGCATTCCGCAGCCGCTTACCTAAAGAATTATATAACCGCCCGAAACACGGCTTTGAAGTGCCGCTGCTCAAATGGATGCGCAACGAACTCCAACCCCTGATCTCCAACGACCTGCTGAAAGATGATTTTATTGAACAGCAAGGCATTTTTAATATAGATGAAATTAGGAATCTGAAAGAAAAGCTATTTTCCAGTAATCCCGAAGATGTACATGCCCGCATCTGGGGTTTGCTTGTGTTCCAGTACTGGTGGAAAAAGTATGTGTAA
- a CDS encoding RNA polymerase sigma factor, which yields MISVEAYNQAVKVYTTSVARFLHKSLRDEEAVHDIVQDCYLKLWQHREKINPEKIKPWLFSVAHRAMLDYLAAASRKVKLEHSEHTPQVYQKNEFDTKAIIEKALNELPPLQKSILLLRDLEGYEYKEIGDILELTEAQVKVYLFRARQKVKNFIRELTNVL from the coding sequence ATGATTTCAGTTGAGGCATATAACCAGGCAGTAAAAGTATACACTACATCTGTAGCCAGGTTTCTTCATAAATCCCTCCGGGATGAGGAAGCAGTACATGATATTGTGCAGGATTGTTATTTGAAATTATGGCAACACCGGGAGAAAATAAATCCGGAGAAAATAAAACCCTGGCTTTTTTCTGTGGCACACCGTGCCATGCTCGATTACCTGGCGGCTGCTTCCAGAAAAGTAAAGCTGGAACACTCAGAACATACACCACAGGTATACCAGAAAAATGAATTCGATACCAAAGCTATTATAGAAAAAGCCCTCAATGAACTTCCACCGTTGCAAAAATCTATTCTCTTGCTTAGGGACCTGGAAGGATATGAATATAAGGAGATTGGCGATATTCTGGAACTTACTGAAGCACAGGTAAAAGTATACCTATTCAGAGCCAGACAGAAAGTAAAAAATTTTATACGTGAACTGACAAATGTACTTTAA
- a CDS encoding DNA repair ATPase — protein sequence MSVETPPVKDISKEKEVSLQEGTYEIIRNRLRKQGNELRNRLEKLNTERREVFGSIETKLLATERITTEHNCIPVDMVAIDSLFLFGYNVHMGLKTETTLADVLSVYRYENHTFHHLSLDVLNDPRFLEDFKNLYKYYRGTQFAKFAVIGLKLFMVFRVGKSPSDIKTFKWAIQEDKLIYVDNRSDHEFTYPDQHEFKWKRTNREARREGKFPHISIADRVFVETIGGDLTIKIENNTATGQGIYSEEVENKDQTLDDAEIHYTIIGNIVVLKIKPFQEHKYRYIVYNEKIRHAQRLDSLQDSCVLLPDDHGIIFANGYYLQTGEYKLFDNQMSDMLFEKKIASPNGEDFLYVFYNRNTGTYVLLSYNLIEQKVAIPIICHGYSIFENGELCYFKAENEQKKHHVVQIWQTPYVDPNYPILKTSDSYLYKIGNKDIVRAMAETNELLTLINRDDTYVNLYMDLVKMTTDIIDSYHWLNRTETYQLAEPLLEIKQSASSAIEEFEKVTRIRKNTSEEIDRVVQKVNKTVSELNKSQSDTINHFVQFLASFRSLRGETISLKNLQYTDLPLIEKKEKEIETLTAKLSNDAVVFLLRDDALAPYQTKVSSLHQSIAGIAKVIEANKVEEDIAAISTELEMLIDVVSNLKIEDATQTTRIIDNISAIYAQFNQIRAALKVKRKELLGVEGKAEFTSQLKLVDQGVANYLDISQTPEKCDEYVTKLMVQLEELEGRFSEFEDFIDKITQKREEVYNAFESKKLSITEARNKRSIALMQSAERILKGIQSRAATFTMVNEINGYFASDLMVDKVRDIIRQLADMGDTVKSDDIQSRLKTVQEETLRQLKDKQELFVDGSSVIKFGDFRFSTNTQPLDLSIVNQQGDMFYHLTGTNFFEKITDTAFLSTRDVWEQALISENTEVYRAEYLAYQILKSTIIKEKTGTYINGQGQSFHYLTTKELQLLTNAELLDYVQKFMAPRYNEGYIKGVHDQDAELILKALLELTSNIDLLKYPSKARACASLYWQAFAPTEFKEILHRRLKGVGVILQVFPDTKQFEGLVEEVQKEVANFTNDSRLFDTALASEAGEYLFYELTRSDDFIVDAEAAGLYEGFLAHLKDKKYTQPYEESVASLEKNQVAKFKLIKKWLNAFIDHTHLDEKREYLDEAAVLLFTDGLQQKKIIRISLKTELTGLQGAHAVIEGGKYLLNYNAFMVKLKTFDAHIVPRFQEYTALKKSMVAAFKEELRLDEFKSNVLTSFVRNKLIDQVYLPLIGANLAKQIGTVGANKRTDRMGMLLLISPPGYGKTTLMEYIANRLGIIFMKINGPAIGHKVTSLDPAEAPNAAAREEIEKLNLSLEMGDNVMLYLDDIQHCNPEFLQKFISLCDAQRKIEGVYKGKSHTYDLRGKKVCVVMAGNPYTESGSKFQIPDMLANRADIYNLGDIIGDSDEAFKLSYLENCLTANPVLQKLAMKSHKDVLTFIKIAQTGIRDGLTFEASHAAEEINEYVSILKKLLAIRDIILKVNKEYIYSAAQSDEFRTEPPFKLQGSYRNMNKIADKVVAMMNEQELRTVINSHYENEAQTLATGAEANLLKFKELTGQLTAADQKRWEDIKTTFLKNKKLKGLGADNQVGQVVVSMEVISDKLEGIKNILARKED from the coding sequence ATGTCTGTAGAAACACCTCCGGTAAAAGATATATCCAAAGAAAAAGAAGTAAGCCTGCAGGAAGGAACCTATGAAATCATCCGCAACCGGCTGCGCAAACAAGGTAATGAACTGCGCAACCGACTGGAAAAATTAAATACTGAAAGGCGGGAAGTTTTTGGTTCTATCGAAACCAAGCTGCTGGCGACTGAGCGGATTACTACTGAACACAACTGCATTCCAGTGGATATGGTAGCCATCGATTCGCTGTTTTTGTTTGGCTATAATGTACACATGGGGCTGAAAACGGAAACTACCCTTGCTGATGTACTGAGTGTATACCGCTATGAAAATCATACATTTCATCACCTTTCCTTAGATGTGTTGAATGACCCCAGATTTCTGGAAGATTTTAAGAACCTTTACAAATACTACCGGGGAACACAATTTGCCAAATTTGCGGTGATTGGCCTAAAATTATTCATGGTGTTCCGGGTAGGAAAAAGTCCCAGTGATATCAAAACTTTTAAATGGGCGATTCAGGAGGATAAATTGATTTATGTAGATAACCGCAGCGACCATGAATTCACCTATCCGGATCAGCATGAGTTTAAGTGGAAGCGTACGAATCGGGAAGCCAGGCGGGAAGGTAAATTTCCGCATATTTCTATTGCCGACCGGGTTTTTGTAGAAACTATTGGTGGCGATCTCACCATTAAAATAGAAAATAATACGGCGACTGGACAGGGCATTTACTCAGAGGAAGTAGAAAACAAAGACCAAACCCTGGACGATGCCGAAATTCATTATACCATCATCGGGAATATTGTGGTACTCAAGATAAAGCCTTTCCAGGAGCATAAATACCGCTATATAGTTTATAACGAAAAAATACGTCATGCCCAGCGGCTAGATTCCCTCCAGGATTCCTGCGTACTATTGCCCGACGATCATGGGATTATTTTTGCCAACGGTTATTATCTGCAAACTGGTGAGTACAAACTTTTCGACAACCAGATGTCGGATATGCTGTTTGAAAAAAAGATTGCATCTCCCAATGGCGAAGATTTTTTATATGTCTTTTACAATCGGAACACCGGCACCTATGTACTGCTTTCCTATAATCTGATTGAGCAGAAAGTAGCCATTCCGATTATATGTCATGGCTATTCTATTTTTGAAAACGGCGAACTATGCTATTTTAAAGCTGAAAATGAGCAGAAAAAGCACCATGTCGTACAAATCTGGCAAACCCCCTATGTAGATCCTAATTATCCGATTTTAAAAACCAGCGACTCGTATCTGTATAAAATTGGTAATAAAGATATCGTACGGGCCATGGCCGAAACTAATGAACTGCTTACACTCATTAACCGGGACGATACCTATGTGAATCTGTACATGGATCTGGTGAAAATGACCACCGACATTATAGATTCCTATCACTGGCTCAACCGCACGGAAACTTATCAACTGGCGGAACCTTTACTGGAGATCAAGCAATCGGCTTCTTCGGCCATCGAAGAATTTGAGAAAGTAACCCGTATCCGCAAGAATACCAGTGAAGAAATTGACCGGGTGGTACAAAAGGTAAACAAAACGGTTTCCGAGCTGAATAAGAGCCAGTCTGATACTATCAATCATTTTGTGCAGTTTCTGGCTTCTTTCCGGTCATTGCGGGGTGAAACCATTTCCCTGAAAAACCTCCAGTACACCGATCTGCCTCTGATTGAAAAAAAGGAGAAAGAAATAGAAACACTCACAGCTAAACTCTCCAACGATGCGGTCGTATTTTTGCTTCGTGACGATGCACTGGCTCCTTACCAGACAAAAGTTAGTTCCCTCCATCAAAGTATTGCCGGCATTGCAAAGGTTATAGAAGCCAATAAAGTAGAGGAAGATATTGCCGCTATTTCCACCGAACTGGAAATGCTGATTGATGTAGTGAGCAATCTCAAGATTGAAGATGCTACTCAAACTACACGTATTATTGATAATATTTCTGCCATTTATGCCCAGTTCAACCAGATAAGGGCGGCGCTGAAGGTAAAACGGAAGGAATTACTGGGAGTAGAAGGTAAGGCTGAGTTCACTTCCCAGCTCAAACTCGTAGATCAGGGGGTAGCCAATTATTTAGATATCAGCCAGACTCCAGAAAAATGCGATGAATATGTAACCAAGCTGATGGTGCAGCTGGAAGAACTCGAAGGTCGTTTTTCCGAGTTTGAAGATTTTATTGACAAGATCACCCAGAAGCGGGAAGAAGTATACAATGCCTTCGAAAGCAAAAAACTCAGCATAACCGAAGCCAGAAACAAACGTTCTATTGCTCTGATGCAATCGGCAGAACGGATTTTGAAGGGCATACAAAGCCGGGCCGCTACGTTTACCATGGTAAATGAGATCAACGGCTATTTTGCTTCCGACCTGATGGTAGATAAAGTCCGCGATATTATCCGGCAACTGGCTGATATGGGTGATACTGTAAAGTCGGATGATATTCAAAGCCGCCTGAAAACAGTGCAGGAAGAAACCCTGCGCCAACTGAAAGATAAACAGGAATTGTTTGTAGATGGATCATCGGTGATTAAATTCGGCGATTTTCGCTTTTCTACCAATACACAGCCTCTGGATTTGAGTATTGTGAATCAGCAAGGTGATATGTTTTACCACCTCACAGGCACTAATTTCTTTGAAAAAATTACTGATACTGCTTTTCTCTCGACCAGAGATGTGTGGGAACAAGCCTTAATTTCTGAAAATACAGAGGTATACAGGGCAGAATACTTAGCCTACCAAATACTGAAATCTACTATTATAAAGGAAAAAACAGGAACCTATATAAATGGCCAGGGACAAAGTTTTCACTACCTCACAACCAAAGAACTTCAGCTATTAACTAATGCTGAGTTGCTGGACTATGTGCAGAAATTTATGGCTCCCAGGTACAATGAAGGATATATTAAAGGCGTGCACGATCAGGATGCAGAATTGATTCTGAAAGCTTTACTAGAACTTACCAGCAACATTGACCTGCTCAAATACCCATCTAAAGCCAGGGCTTGTGCTTCCTTATACTGGCAGGCATTCGCGCCTACTGAGTTTAAAGAAATTCTGCACCGCCGTTTAAAAGGAGTAGGCGTAATTTTACAGGTTTTCCCCGATACCAAACAGTTCGAAGGGCTCGTAGAGGAAGTGCAGAAGGAAGTAGCAAATTTTACGAATGACAGCAGATTGTTTGATACGGCATTGGCCTCAGAGGCTGGCGAATACTTGTTTTACGAACTCACCCGGAGCGATGATTTTATTGTAGATGCCGAAGCGGCCGGTCTATATGAAGGCTTTTTAGCACATTTGAAAGACAAAAAATATACGCAGCCCTATGAAGAATCAGTTGCATCTCTGGAGAAAAACCAGGTAGCGAAATTCAAACTGATCAAAAAGTGGCTCAATGCCTTTATTGACCATACCCATTTGGATGAAAAACGGGAATACCTGGACGAAGCAGCTGTACTCTTGTTTACTGATGGATTGCAACAGAAAAAGATCATCCGTATTTCCTTAAAAACAGAACTTACTGGTTTACAGGGAGCACATGCCGTAATAGAAGGAGGAAAATACCTGCTCAACTATAATGCATTCATGGTAAAACTGAAAACCTTTGATGCACACATTGTACCCCGTTTCCAGGAATATACCGCGCTGAAAAAAAGTATGGTGGCCGCTTTCAAAGAGGAACTACGCCTAGATGAATTTAAGTCAAATGTACTTACTTCATTCGTCCGTAATAAACTGATTGACCAGGTTTACCTGCCATTAATCGGAGCCAACCTAGCCAAACAAATTGGTACCGTTGGAGCCAATAAACGTACCGACCGGATGGGCATGCTGCTACTGATCTCTCCTCCCGGATATGGTAAAACTACTTTAATGGAATATATTGCCAACCGCCTGGGAATTATCTTTATGAAAATCAATGGACCAGCGATCGGGCATAAGGTAACTTCCCTCGATCCGGCTGAAGCACCGAATGCAGCGGCCAGAGAAGAAATTGAAAAGCTCAATCTGTCGTTGGAAATGGGCGATAATGTAATGCTCTATTTGGATGATATTCAGCACTGTAATCCGGAGTTTTTACAGAAATTCATTTCTCTTTGTGATGCGCAGCGGAAAATTGAAGGCGTGTATAAAGGGAAAAGTCATACTTATGATTTGCGGGGCAAAAAAGTGTGCGTAGTGATGGCTGGAAACCCTTATACTGAAAGCGGCAGCAAATTCCAGATTCCGGATATGCTGGCCAACCGGGCAGACATTTATAACCTGGGCGACATTATTGGTGATTCCGACGAAGCTTTTAAACTCAGTTATCTCGAAAACTGCCTCACAGCTAATCCGGTGCTGCAAAAACTGGCTATGAAAAGTCATAAAGATGTACTCACCTTTATTAAAATTGCCCAAACTGGTATCAGAGATGGTTTAACTTTTGAAGCCAGTCATGCCGCAGAAGAGATCAATGAGTATGTATCCATTCTAAAGAAACTATTGGCTATCCGGGATATAATTCTGAAAGTGAACAAAGAATATATTTATTCTGCCGCCCAGTCAGATGAGTTCCGGACAGAGCCGCCTTTCAAATTACAAGGTTCTTACCGGAACATGAATAAAATTGCTGATAAAGTAGTAGCTATGATGAATGAACAGGAACTCCGTACCGTAATTAATTCGCATTATGAAAACGAAGCCCAGACGTTAGCCACTGGTGCCGAAGCCAACCTGCTCAAATTCAAAGAACTCACCGGACAACTCACCGCTGCAGATCAAAAACGCTGGGAAGATATCAAAACAACTTTCCTCAAAAACAAAAAACTCAAAGGTCTAGGTGCTGATAACCAGGTTGGCCAAGTCGTAGTAAGCATGGAAGTGATTTCTGACAAACTGGAAGGCATTAAGAATATTCTGGCAAGGAAGGAAGATTAA
- a CDS encoding zeta toxin family protein, which produces MPNLYIISGCNGAGKTTASFTVLPEMLDCREFVNADEIARGLSPFQPEKVAVEAGRIMLQRIDELLKKQEDFAIETTLATRSYVQTIKVAKGKGYNITLVYFWLNSPELAIARVKRRVTEGGHNIPEEVIRRRYKKGIYNLFKLFIPICDYWIVIDNSQNPYIVVAEGQEDQEINIQNEQIWNKLKTLSNE; this is translated from the coding sequence ATGCCAAACTTATACATCATATCAGGCTGTAATGGTGCAGGAAAAACAACTGCTTCTTTTACCGTTCTTCCTGAAATGCTTGATTGTCGTGAATTTGTTAATGCAGATGAAATCGCACGTGGACTTTCTCCATTTCAGCCTGAAAAAGTTGCTGTTGAAGCAGGAAGAATAATGTTACAAAGAATTGACGAGTTACTTAAAAAACAAGAAGACTTTGCCATAGAAACAACATTAGCCACCAGAAGCTATGTGCAGACAATTAAGGTAGCCAAGGGAAAAGGATATAACATTACTTTAGTATACTTCTGGTTAAACTCTCCTGAATTAGCGATTGCTAGGGTAAAAAGAAGAGTGACTGAAGGCGGGCATAATATTCCTGAAGAGGTTATCCGTAGAAGATATAAGAAAGGAATATATAATCTTTTTAAACTATTCATCCCAATTTGCGACTATTGGATAGTTATTGATAATTCACAAAATCCATATATAGTAGTGGCCGAGGGACAAGAAGACCAAGAGATAAACATCCAAAATGAACAAATTTGGAATAAATTAAAGACTTTGAGTAATGAATAA